CGCCTGGGGGTGGCCAACGCGATCAGCGGGATCGTGGTGGCGGCGATAGCGCCGATATTGGGGGCCATTGCAGACAGGGGAAGTTCTCGGCGAAAATTTCTGTTCTTTTTTGCGGTGATGGGCATAGTGATGACCGGCGGGCTGTACATGGTGGCCAGGGGCGACTGGGGGATGGCGGTGGCGCTGTACGTGATCGCAGTTGTGGGATTTTCCGGCGGGAATATATTCTACGACTCGCTGCTGCCCTCGGTGGCTAAGCCGGAAAAGCGCGACTGGGTATCCTCGCTGGGTTACGGCATGGGCTACCTGGGCGGCGGAGTGCTGTTCGCGCTCAATGTCTGGATGGTGCGAAAACCTGATGTGTTCGGGTTTGCGGATGCGGCGGCCGCAGTAAAATTCTCGTTCGTCTGCGTGGCGGTGTGGTGGGCCGTGTTCACGATCCCGCTGCTGTTGTTCGTCCCGGAACCGGGCAATGGCCGGTCCGCCGGGCGCGGGGCCATTCGGGCCGGATACCGCCAGTTGGTCGCCACGTTCCACGAAATCCGCTACCAGCGCACGATCTTCCTGTTCCTGCTCGCCTACTGGCTCTATATCGACGGGGTCGATACGATTGTGCGCATGGCGGTGGACTACGGGATGAGCCTGGGGTTCGATCCCAACAGCCTGCTCGTGGCCTTGCTGCTGGTGCAGTTTATCGGCTTCCCCGCGGCAATTACGTTCGGCTATCTTGGCGGCAGACTCGGCACCCGGCGGATGATTTTCGTGGGGATAGCAGTATATTTAGCCATCACCGCGTGGGCGGCGTTCATGGACAATGTGCGGGAGTTCTACGTACTGGCCTGTGCTATCGGGCTGGTGCAGGGCGGAGTCCAGGCGCTGAGCAGAAGTTTTTACAGCAGGATTATCCCGCCGGACAAGGCGGCGGAGTATTTCGGCTTCTACAACATGATGGGCAAGTTCGCCACCGTGATCGGGCCGCTCCTGATCGGCGGAGTGGGCCTGGCCGCGCGCGCCGGGGGGATGAGCGCCACTGCCTCCAGCCGGGTGGGAATCGCCTCGGTGTCCCT
Above is a genomic segment from Candidatus Glassbacteria bacterium containing:
- a CDS encoding MFS transporter produces the protein MNDLERPRAVFGWTMYDWANSAFATTVMAGFFPVFFKQYWSEGVDVTLSTARLGVANAISGIVVAAIAPILGAIADRGSSRRKFLFFFAVMGIVMTGGLYMVARGDWGMAVALYVIAVVGFSGGNIFYDSLLPSVAKPEKRDWVSSLGYGMGYLGGGVLFALNVWMVRKPDVFGFADAAAAVKFSFVCVAVWWAVFTIPLLLFVPEPGNGRSAGRGAIRAGYRQLVATFHEIRYQRTIFLFLLAYWLYIDGVDTIVRMAVDYGMSLGFDPNSLLVALLLVQFIGFPAAITFGYLGGRLGTRRMIFVGIAVYLAITAWAAFMDNVREFYVLACAIGLVQGGVQALSRSFYSRIIPPDKAAEYFGFYNMMGKFATVIGPLLIGGVGLAARAGGMSATASSRVGIASVSLMFLAGGILFWFVDEDTGRREAEYLAGDEAE